One Thiocapsa bogorovii DNA segment encodes these proteins:
- a CDS encoding 4'-phosphopantetheinyl transferase family protein, protein MPPRRGDQQPKSPVAGTCAALPPSRFSRLVERPLPPLDDEVHLYTWDLDRRALQIEDDWMSHDERVRAERFRFERDRRRFRATRQTLRWILGSYCGCSPESIRFGYGRAGKPHLVGSELGFNLSHSGGRALLAVVSRGAVGVDLEEVRPIGGPLGIAEHFFSPIEVAELKRISLQSPSLLLQAFFQCWTRKEAYLKASGAGLSEEALRAFAVSCHPDETRRLLTDDSRLGAHSGWSFTDVVPHDGFVGAVAVSEECRRWSVWAFELDSQMGDFGP, encoded by the coding sequence ATGCCGCCGAGGCGTGGCGATCAGCAACCGAAGAGTCCCGTCGCCGGGACCTGTGCGGCCCTCCCGCCGAGCCGATTCTCCCGCCTCGTCGAGCGACCGCTTCCTCCGCTCGACGACGAGGTTCATCTCTACACTTGGGATTTGGACCGGCGCGCCCTGCAGATCGAGGACGATTGGATGTCGCACGACGAGCGCGTCCGCGCCGAGAGGTTCCGGTTTGAGCGAGACCGGCGCCGATTTCGTGCGACGCGGCAGACGCTGCGTTGGATCCTCGGGTCGTATTGCGGATGCTCCCCCGAGTCGATCCGATTCGGCTACGGCCGAGCAGGCAAGCCGCACCTCGTCGGCAGCGAACTGGGTTTCAATCTCTCCCACTCGGGAGGGCGGGCACTCCTGGCGGTCGTATCGCGCGGTGCCGTCGGGGTCGACCTCGAGGAAGTCAGGCCTATTGGGGGTCCGCTCGGAATTGCCGAGCACTTTTTCTCGCCGATCGAAGTAGCCGAGCTCAAGCGGATTTCCCTTCAATCCCCCTCGCTCCTGCTGCAGGCATTCTTCCAGTGTTGGACACGTAAAGAGGCCTATTTGAAGGCATCCGGCGCGGGGCTGTCGGAAGAGGCTCTTCGCGCCTTCGCAGTCTCCTGTCACCCGGACGAGACGCGGCGTCTTTTGACTGACGATAGTCGCCTTGGGGCTCATTCGGGATGGTCCTTTACCGACGTCGTGCCCCACGACGGTTTTGTCGGCGCCGTGGCGGTGTCCGAAGAGTGTAGGCGTTGGTCGGTATGGGCATTCGAGCTCGATTCGCAGATGGGAGATTTCGGGCCCTAG
- a CDS encoding sulfotransferase, protein MIEKYVFIVTYGRSGSTLLQAVLNSIQGYCIRGENNLAILPLYRSTQRLLKAKQDYRVKPIPSNHPWYGLDNIDLDRYTRSLVDAFVTNVLIPPADCRVCGFKEIRYYAAEEITELLDFFRTAFTDSRIVFNTRDALAVARSRWNAKMDQAAVVESVHRMDAVFADYQAKHPEQTYLVLYDQYAKDPSKLEGLFDFLGEAFDPVIVGRVLSEKLMH, encoded by the coding sequence GTGATCGAGAAATACGTATTTATCGTAACCTATGGCCGTTCCGGATCAACCTTGCTGCAGGCCGTATTGAATTCGATTCAAGGCTATTGTATTCGCGGCGAAAACAATTTAGCGATACTCCCTCTCTATCGGAGTACGCAGCGGCTTCTTAAGGCCAAGCAGGACTATCGCGTAAAGCCGATTCCATCGAATCATCCTTGGTACGGTTTGGACAACATCGATCTCGATCGGTATACGCGGTCGTTGGTCGATGCCTTCGTGACCAACGTTCTTATACCTCCGGCAGATTGTCGTGTCTGCGGCTTCAAGGAGATCCGCTACTACGCAGCCGAGGAGATCACTGAATTGCTGGATTTCTTCCGGACGGCTTTTACTGACTCCCGAATCGTCTTCAACACCAGGGACGCCCTCGCGGTAGCCCGGTCGCGTTGGAATGCAAAGATGGATCAGGCGGCCGTCGTCGAGAGCGTTCACCGTATGGATGCGGTCTTCGCTGATTACCAGGCGAAACATCCCGAGCAGACATATTTGGTCTTATATGACCAATATGCGAAGGATCCTTCCAAGCTAGAGGGTCTGTTCGATTTCTTGGGTGAGGCTTTCGACCCCGTCATTGTCGGCCGTGTCTTGTCCGAGAAACTGATGCACTAG